A single Anabas testudineus chromosome 10, fAnaTes1.2, whole genome shotgun sequence DNA region contains:
- the LOC113160493 gene encoding sodium bicarbonate transporter-like protein 11 isoform X1 — MDAKKVLHFVPSDAATTGRSKNGHIFQEMELQDGEQEDCGQDSPVTQRGHILDNQIHISAPDPKGPGFGLLNTTRKYVKPMNFQEEVRAHRDLDSFLAQASILLDEKATTLDEVLRRMLTHVVEDGQGSCVDEVMNSLFTDAGGKEFNVHLLSETIQGVTATSTGVRYQQSWLCILSNVRSLQRRHVCIARLEKPQNWGVNCCEARYIILILAPPRTKSTKTAIELGRTFATMFSDISFRQKLLETKTQEEFKQELVHQRQQLSKVIEKPDGEEVEDSDPRRAKPLKCKDFLKAGKGVYDDLCRRLPLYPSDFTDGITGKDRALLKYTTTAIFLYIAILLPAIAFGSLNDESTRGQIDVQKTIVGQSIGGVIYALFAGSPLVIPLTTAPLAIFISVIRGICDDYDLDFEAFYACIGLWNSLFLLLGGLFNVSLLMKLFKRSTEEVIALFISIAFVGDAVKGTIKIFELFYHKPTLVTTNSTLVLHQINEILEKTKNQTAGALGHHNETVSVMGQAGGHTSVFLPESLVSCTRERPILCLLLMLGTLWLGYALFLIKRSLYLNDKIREVVSDCALPISVVIFSFIGSYFFLDIQLPVFSVHDGPIFNFPSFEKLTGMSTLSAVGLGFLLSLLIFIDQNIVISLTHVPEHKLLKGTAFHWDLMLTGFINILMSCLGLPWMHAAFPHSSLHARQLAKVEQHVENGHLYSTIVSVKETRLTSLAANILIGLSAFMLPIPLQWIPKPILYGLFLYIAATSLDGNQMVDRMALLLKEQTSYPPTHYIRRVPQRKVHYFTGLQIIQLVVVCVFGMHPLPYMKMVFPLLMILLVPVRTSLLPRVIDAKYLDIMDAQHM, encoded by the exons ATGGATGCCAAAAAGGTCCTCCATTTTGTGCCATCTG ACGCTGCAACCACTGGGAGGTCCAAGAATGGACACATTTTCCAAGAGATGG agctgcaggatgGGGAACAGGAGGACTGTGGGCAAGATTCACCTGTCACTCAAAGGGGCCACATCTTGGACAACCAGATCCACATCAGCGCCCCGG ATCCCAAAGGACCTGGGTTTGGGCTTTTAAATACAACAAGAAAA TATGTGAAGCCGATGAACTTCCAGGAAGAAGTGCGCGCCCACAGAGACCTGGACAGCTTCCTGGCCCAAGCAAGCATCCTTTTGGATGAGAAAGCCACCACTCTGGACGAGGTCCTGAGGCGAATGTTAACTCACGTGGTGGAGGACGGGCAGGGGAGCTGTGTGGACGAGGTCATGAACTCGCTGTTCACAGACGCGGGAGGGAAGGAGTTTAATG TTCACCTTCTGTCAGAGACCATTCAGGGTGTGACAGCTACTTCAACGGGCGTTCGATATCAGCAGTCCTGGCTTTGTATTCT CTCCAATGTGAGGAGTCTGCAGCGACGCCATGTCTGCATCGCCCGCTTGGAGAAACCACAGAACTGGGGAGTTAACTGCTGTGAGGCTCGCtacatcatcctcatcctggCCCCTCCTAGAACG aaaAGCACCAAGACGGCCATTGAACTCGGCAGAACATTTGCCACGATGTTCTCCGATATTTCCTTCAGACAGAAACTTCTGGAGACCAAAACTCAGGAGGAGTTCAAGCAGGAGCTGGTCCACCAGCGACAGCAGCTGTCTAAAGTCATCGAGAAGCCAGATGGAGAGGAAGTGGAGGACTCGGATCCACGCAGAGCCAAACCACTTAAG tgcAAAGATTTCCTGAAAGCTGGTAAAGGTGTTTACGATGACCTGTGTCGCAGACTCCCCCTCTACCCGTCAGACTTCACAGATG GTATTACGGGGAAAGACCGCGCTCTGCTGAAGTACACGACCACTGCTATTTTCCTCTACATTGCCATTTTGCTGCCTGCTATTGCATTTGGCTCACTGAATGATGAAAGCACCCGAGGGCAGATAG ATGTTCAGAAGACCATTGTTGGTCAGAGCATTGGAGGAGTGATCTACGCTCTGTTTGCTGGTTCACCTCTTGTCATTCCACTGACCACCGCCCCACTGGCCATCTTCATAAGTG TAATCAGGGGCATCTGTGATGACTATGACCTTGACTTTGAAGCCTTCTACGCCTGCATTGGTCTATGGAACAGTTTGTTCCTCCTCCTCGGTGGCCTGTTCAATGTCAGCCTGCTCATGAAACTCTTCAAACG CTCAACAGAAGAAGTCATTGCACTGTTCATCTCCATAGCATTTGTTGGCGATGCGGTGAAAGGCACCATCAAAA TTTTTGAACTCTTCTACCACAAGCCCACACTGGTGACCACGAACAGCACACTGGTGCTTCATCAGATTAACGAGATTCTGGAAAAGACCAAAAACCAGACGGCAGGCGCCCTCGGACATCATAACGAGACGGTGTCAGTGATGGGACAGGCTGGAGGACACACTTCAGTGTTCCTGCCTGAGTCTTTGGTGTCATGCACAAGAGAAAGGCCCAtcctctgtctgctgctcaTGCTGGGGACTTTGTGGCTGGGTTATGCCCTCTTCCTCATCAAGAGGAG CCTGTATCTGAATGACAAAATCAGAGAGGTGGTGTCTGACTGTGCTTTGCCTATCTCTGTAGTGATATTCTCCTTCATTGGCTCCTACTTTTTCCTTGACATACAGC TTCCTGTGTTTAGTGTCCACGATGGGCCGATCTTCAACTTCCCTTCGTTTGAAAAGCTGACAGGAATGAGCACACTGAGTGCGGTCGGGCTGGGTTTTCTCCTCTCGTTGCTCATCTTCATCGACCAGAACATTGTCATCTCACTCACACATGTACCAGAACACAA GTTGCTAAAAGGCACAGCCTTCCACTGGGACTTAATGCTGACTGGCTTCATCAACATCCTCATGTCCTGTCTGGGGTTGCCATGGATGCACGCTGCCTTCCCACACTCCTCTCTTCATGCCCGTCAGCTGGCCAAAGTGGAACAGCACGTAGAGAACGGACACCTCTACTCAAC CATTGTCAGTGTGAAGGAGACGCGTCTGACCTCACTGGCAGCCAACATCCTGATCGGCCTGTCTGCCTTCATGCTGCCCATCCCGCTGCAGTGGATCCCAAAGCCCATCCTCTATGGCCTCTTCCTTTACATCGCAGCCACCTCGCTTGATGGGAACCAGATGGTGGATCGTATGGCCCTGCTGCTTAAGGAACAG ACGTCGTACCCTCCTACCCACTACATCCGGCGCGTGCCTCAGAGGAAAGTCCACTACTTCACAGGGCTTCAGATAATCCAActggtggttgtgtgtgtctttgggaTGCATCCTCTGCCGTACATGAAGATGGTCTTCCCCCTTCTGATGATCCTTCTTGTACCTGTCAG GACCAGCCTGCTTCCCAGAGTAATCGATGCCAAGTATCTGGATATCATGGATGCACAGCACATGTAG
- the LOC113160493 gene encoding sodium bicarbonate transporter-like protein 11 isoform X2, with translation MNFQEEVRAHRDLDSFLAQASILLDEKATTLDEVLRRMLTHVVEDGQGSCVDEVMNSLFTDAGGKEFNVHLLSETIQGVTATSTGVRYQQSWLCILSNVRSLQRRHVCIARLEKPQNWGVNCCEARYIILILAPPRTKSTKTAIELGRTFATMFSDISFRQKLLETKTQEEFKQELVHQRQQLSKVIEKPDGEEVEDSDPRRAKPLKCKDFLKAGKGVYDDLCRRLPLYPSDFTDGITGKDRALLKYTTTAIFLYIAILLPAIAFGSLNDESTRGQIDVQKTIVGQSIGGVIYALFAGSPLVIPLTTAPLAIFISVIRGICDDYDLDFEAFYACIGLWNSLFLLLGGLFNVSLLMKLFKRSTEEVIALFISIAFVGDAVKGTIKIFELFYHKPTLVTTNSTLVLHQINEILEKTKNQTAGALGHHNETVSVMGQAGGHTSVFLPESLVSCTRERPILCLLLMLGTLWLGYALFLIKRSLYLNDKIREVVSDCALPISVVIFSFIGSYFFLDIQLPVFSVHDGPIFNFPSFEKLTGMSTLSAVGLGFLLSLLIFIDQNIVISLTHVPEHKLLKGTAFHWDLMLTGFINILMSCLGLPWMHAAFPHSSLHARQLAKVEQHVENGHLYSTIVSVKETRLTSLAANILIGLSAFMLPIPLQWIPKPILYGLFLYIAATSLDGNQMVDRMALLLKEQTSYPPTHYIRRVPQRKVHYFTGLQIIQLVVVCVFGMHPLPYMKMVFPLLMILLVPVRTSLLPRVIDAKYLDIMDAQHM, from the exons ATGAACTTCCAGGAAGAAGTGCGCGCCCACAGAGACCTGGACAGCTTCCTGGCCCAAGCAAGCATCCTTTTGGATGAGAAAGCCACCACTCTGGACGAGGTCCTGAGGCGAATGTTAACTCACGTGGTGGAGGACGGGCAGGGGAGCTGTGTGGACGAGGTCATGAACTCGCTGTTCACAGACGCGGGAGGGAAGGAGTTTAATG TTCACCTTCTGTCAGAGACCATTCAGGGTGTGACAGCTACTTCAACGGGCGTTCGATATCAGCAGTCCTGGCTTTGTATTCT CTCCAATGTGAGGAGTCTGCAGCGACGCCATGTCTGCATCGCCCGCTTGGAGAAACCACAGAACTGGGGAGTTAACTGCTGTGAGGCTCGCtacatcatcctcatcctggCCCCTCCTAGAACG aaaAGCACCAAGACGGCCATTGAACTCGGCAGAACATTTGCCACGATGTTCTCCGATATTTCCTTCAGACAGAAACTTCTGGAGACCAAAACTCAGGAGGAGTTCAAGCAGGAGCTGGTCCACCAGCGACAGCAGCTGTCTAAAGTCATCGAGAAGCCAGATGGAGAGGAAGTGGAGGACTCGGATCCACGCAGAGCCAAACCACTTAAG tgcAAAGATTTCCTGAAAGCTGGTAAAGGTGTTTACGATGACCTGTGTCGCAGACTCCCCCTCTACCCGTCAGACTTCACAGATG GTATTACGGGGAAAGACCGCGCTCTGCTGAAGTACACGACCACTGCTATTTTCCTCTACATTGCCATTTTGCTGCCTGCTATTGCATTTGGCTCACTGAATGATGAAAGCACCCGAGGGCAGATAG ATGTTCAGAAGACCATTGTTGGTCAGAGCATTGGAGGAGTGATCTACGCTCTGTTTGCTGGTTCACCTCTTGTCATTCCACTGACCACCGCCCCACTGGCCATCTTCATAAGTG TAATCAGGGGCATCTGTGATGACTATGACCTTGACTTTGAAGCCTTCTACGCCTGCATTGGTCTATGGAACAGTTTGTTCCTCCTCCTCGGTGGCCTGTTCAATGTCAGCCTGCTCATGAAACTCTTCAAACG CTCAACAGAAGAAGTCATTGCACTGTTCATCTCCATAGCATTTGTTGGCGATGCGGTGAAAGGCACCATCAAAA TTTTTGAACTCTTCTACCACAAGCCCACACTGGTGACCACGAACAGCACACTGGTGCTTCATCAGATTAACGAGATTCTGGAAAAGACCAAAAACCAGACGGCAGGCGCCCTCGGACATCATAACGAGACGGTGTCAGTGATGGGACAGGCTGGAGGACACACTTCAGTGTTCCTGCCTGAGTCTTTGGTGTCATGCACAAGAGAAAGGCCCAtcctctgtctgctgctcaTGCTGGGGACTTTGTGGCTGGGTTATGCCCTCTTCCTCATCAAGAGGAG CCTGTATCTGAATGACAAAATCAGAGAGGTGGTGTCTGACTGTGCTTTGCCTATCTCTGTAGTGATATTCTCCTTCATTGGCTCCTACTTTTTCCTTGACATACAGC TTCCTGTGTTTAGTGTCCACGATGGGCCGATCTTCAACTTCCCTTCGTTTGAAAAGCTGACAGGAATGAGCACACTGAGTGCGGTCGGGCTGGGTTTTCTCCTCTCGTTGCTCATCTTCATCGACCAGAACATTGTCATCTCACTCACACATGTACCAGAACACAA GTTGCTAAAAGGCACAGCCTTCCACTGGGACTTAATGCTGACTGGCTTCATCAACATCCTCATGTCCTGTCTGGGGTTGCCATGGATGCACGCTGCCTTCCCACACTCCTCTCTTCATGCCCGTCAGCTGGCCAAAGTGGAACAGCACGTAGAGAACGGACACCTCTACTCAAC CATTGTCAGTGTGAAGGAGACGCGTCTGACCTCACTGGCAGCCAACATCCTGATCGGCCTGTCTGCCTTCATGCTGCCCATCCCGCTGCAGTGGATCCCAAAGCCCATCCTCTATGGCCTCTTCCTTTACATCGCAGCCACCTCGCTTGATGGGAACCAGATGGTGGATCGTATGGCCCTGCTGCTTAAGGAACAG ACGTCGTACCCTCCTACCCACTACATCCGGCGCGTGCCTCAGAGGAAAGTCCACTACTTCACAGGGCTTCAGATAATCCAActggtggttgtgtgtgtctttgggaTGCATCCTCTGCCGTACATGAAGATGGTCTTCCCCCTTCTGATGATCCTTCTTGTACCTGTCAG GACCAGCCTGCTTCCCAGAGTAATCGATGCCAAGTATCTGGATATCATGGATGCACAGCACATGTAG
- the LOC113160493 gene encoding sodium bicarbonate transporter-like protein 11 isoform X3, giving the protein MDAKKVLHFVPSDAATTGRSKNGHIFQEMELQDGEQEDCGQDSPVTQRGHILDNQIHISAPDPKGPGFGLLNTTRKYVKPMNFQEEVRAHRDLDSFLAQASILLDEKATTLDEVLRRMLTHVVEDGQGSCVDEVMNSLFTDAGGKEFNVHLLSETIQGVTATSTGVRYQQSWLCILSNVRSLQRRHVCIARLEKPQNWGVNCCEARYIILILAPPRTKSTKTAIELGRTFATMFSDISFRQKLLETKTQEEFKQELVHQRQQLSKVIEKPDGEEVEDSDPRRAKPLKCKDFLKAGKGVYDDLCRRLPLYPSDFTDGITGKDRALLKYTTTAIFLYIAILLPAIAFGSLNDESTRGQIDVQKTIVGQSIGGVIYALFAGSPLVIPLTTAPLAIFISVIRGICDDYDLDFEAFYACIGLWNSLFLLLGGLFNVSLLMKLFKRSTEEVIALFISIAFVGDAVKGTIKIFELFYHKPTLVTTNSTLVLHQINEILEKTKNQTAGALGHHNETVSVMGQAGGHTSVFLPESLVSCTRERPILCLLLMLGTLWLGYALFLIKRSLYLNDKIREVVSDCALPISVVIFSFIGSYFFLDIQLPVFSVHDGPIFNFPSFEKLTGMSTLSAVGLGFLLSLLIFIDQNIVISLTHVPEHKLLKGTAFHWDLMLTGFINILMSCLGLPWMHAAFPHSSLHARQLAKVEQHVENGHLYSTWHCQCEGDASDLTGSQHPDRPVCLHAAHPAAVDPKAHPLWPLPLHRSHLA; this is encoded by the exons ATGGATGCCAAAAAGGTCCTCCATTTTGTGCCATCTG ACGCTGCAACCACTGGGAGGTCCAAGAATGGACACATTTTCCAAGAGATGG agctgcaggatgGGGAACAGGAGGACTGTGGGCAAGATTCACCTGTCACTCAAAGGGGCCACATCTTGGACAACCAGATCCACATCAGCGCCCCGG ATCCCAAAGGACCTGGGTTTGGGCTTTTAAATACAACAAGAAAA TATGTGAAGCCGATGAACTTCCAGGAAGAAGTGCGCGCCCACAGAGACCTGGACAGCTTCCTGGCCCAAGCAAGCATCCTTTTGGATGAGAAAGCCACCACTCTGGACGAGGTCCTGAGGCGAATGTTAACTCACGTGGTGGAGGACGGGCAGGGGAGCTGTGTGGACGAGGTCATGAACTCGCTGTTCACAGACGCGGGAGGGAAGGAGTTTAATG TTCACCTTCTGTCAGAGACCATTCAGGGTGTGACAGCTACTTCAACGGGCGTTCGATATCAGCAGTCCTGGCTTTGTATTCT CTCCAATGTGAGGAGTCTGCAGCGACGCCATGTCTGCATCGCCCGCTTGGAGAAACCACAGAACTGGGGAGTTAACTGCTGTGAGGCTCGCtacatcatcctcatcctggCCCCTCCTAGAACG aaaAGCACCAAGACGGCCATTGAACTCGGCAGAACATTTGCCACGATGTTCTCCGATATTTCCTTCAGACAGAAACTTCTGGAGACCAAAACTCAGGAGGAGTTCAAGCAGGAGCTGGTCCACCAGCGACAGCAGCTGTCTAAAGTCATCGAGAAGCCAGATGGAGAGGAAGTGGAGGACTCGGATCCACGCAGAGCCAAACCACTTAAG tgcAAAGATTTCCTGAAAGCTGGTAAAGGTGTTTACGATGACCTGTGTCGCAGACTCCCCCTCTACCCGTCAGACTTCACAGATG GTATTACGGGGAAAGACCGCGCTCTGCTGAAGTACACGACCACTGCTATTTTCCTCTACATTGCCATTTTGCTGCCTGCTATTGCATTTGGCTCACTGAATGATGAAAGCACCCGAGGGCAGATAG ATGTTCAGAAGACCATTGTTGGTCAGAGCATTGGAGGAGTGATCTACGCTCTGTTTGCTGGTTCACCTCTTGTCATTCCACTGACCACCGCCCCACTGGCCATCTTCATAAGTG TAATCAGGGGCATCTGTGATGACTATGACCTTGACTTTGAAGCCTTCTACGCCTGCATTGGTCTATGGAACAGTTTGTTCCTCCTCCTCGGTGGCCTGTTCAATGTCAGCCTGCTCATGAAACTCTTCAAACG CTCAACAGAAGAAGTCATTGCACTGTTCATCTCCATAGCATTTGTTGGCGATGCGGTGAAAGGCACCATCAAAA TTTTTGAACTCTTCTACCACAAGCCCACACTGGTGACCACGAACAGCACACTGGTGCTTCATCAGATTAACGAGATTCTGGAAAAGACCAAAAACCAGACGGCAGGCGCCCTCGGACATCATAACGAGACGGTGTCAGTGATGGGACAGGCTGGAGGACACACTTCAGTGTTCCTGCCTGAGTCTTTGGTGTCATGCACAAGAGAAAGGCCCAtcctctgtctgctgctcaTGCTGGGGACTTTGTGGCTGGGTTATGCCCTCTTCCTCATCAAGAGGAG CCTGTATCTGAATGACAAAATCAGAGAGGTGGTGTCTGACTGTGCTTTGCCTATCTCTGTAGTGATATTCTCCTTCATTGGCTCCTACTTTTTCCTTGACATACAGC TTCCTGTGTTTAGTGTCCACGATGGGCCGATCTTCAACTTCCCTTCGTTTGAAAAGCTGACAGGAATGAGCACACTGAGTGCGGTCGGGCTGGGTTTTCTCCTCTCGTTGCTCATCTTCATCGACCAGAACATTGTCATCTCACTCACACATGTACCAGAACACAA GTTGCTAAAAGGCACAGCCTTCCACTGGGACTTAATGCTGACTGGCTTCATCAACATCCTCATGTCCTGTCTGGGGTTGCCATGGATGCACGCTGCCTTCCCACACTCCTCTCTTCATGCCCGTCAGCTGGCCAAAGTGGAACAGCACGTAGAGAACGGACACCTCTACTCAACGTGG CATTGTCAGTGTGAAGGAGACGCGTCTGACCTCACTGGCAGCCAACATCCTGATCGGCCTGTCTGCCTTCATGCTGCCCATCCCGCTGCAGTGGATCCCAAAGCCCATCCTCTATGGCCTCTTCCTTTACATCGCAGCCACCTCGCTTGA